The window GCTTGCAACAGCCGCGCAACGCCGCCGAGACGCCGGACGCCACCGCCGCAAACTTGGACGGAGTAGCAACGCTGTTTGGTAGTGTATAATATCCTGCGTTTCAAAATGCCAATACGGGGAAATTAGCGTTGATTTACAGGATGGCAAGATAGGATGAGTCCCTTCTCCTTCATAGGGAAGGTTAGGACGGGGGCAAAGAACCCCCAACACTGGGAGAACGATAGTGTCGCAAATTGCCGTTGAAATGGTATCCGAAGAAGTTCGGCGGGGACGAAACAGGCTGGCGATAACGGTTGTGCTTGGACACGCCATCAAGCACATCTACAACGCCGGTATGCACTCCGTCCTGCTCGCGGTGATGAAAGACGACTTGGGGCTTAGCGGCGCGCAGTTCGGCTTGCTCACCACATCCGGCCGCGTTACCAGCGGCGCGACGACGATGGTCGCGGGCTATCTCGGCGACAGGTTCGCCAACCGCTCCGGCGTGATGCTGATGATTTCGCTGGGCATGATGGGCATATCGTACTTCCTGCTCGGCAACGCGCCGAACTATTGGCTGATGCTCGCCGCGATGTTGCTGGTCGGAATAGGACCATCGCTGTACCACTCGCCGGCGATAGCATCACTCTCGCGCAAGTTCCCCGACAAGCGCAGCTTCGCAATATCGTGGCACGGCACGGGCGGCAGCGTAGGCGAATTCGTCGGACCGGTACTCACGGGTGCGCTGCTCAGCGGCGTGTACTTCGTGGCGTTCGAGTGGAACGAAGTACTGCAAATCAGCGCCGGTCCCGCACTGATATTCGGGCTGCTAATATACCTGATGATGCGCGGCATCCCGGCTGGCAGTACGGATACCGAGTCGCTGAGGGAATATTTCTCCAAGCTGTTCACGATGCTGCGGCGGCGGGGCATGCAGATGCTGGTAATAACGACCGCGCTGCGTAGCATGGGACAAGGCGCGATGATGGCTTTCCTGCCCGTTTACCTGCTGGAAGACCAGGGCATATCCGCGATAGTCATCGGGCTATTCATGGCGGGAATCCAGTTCGTTGGGATACTCGCACAGCCGGTGATGGGCTGGCTCGCGGACAGGCTCGGACACAAGGCAGTGCTGGTGCCTTGTACTGCGGCTCTGGGCGTGCTGATGATAGCGCTCAAGTATGCGCCGACAGACGACCCGCTCTTGTTCAACCTAGTGCTGCTGGAAATCGCAGTGCCCGGTATTCAGTTTGGCATAATCGCCTTGGCGATGGGCGCATTCCTGTACGCATTGCACGCGATATACATCGCGGCGGCGATGGATGTAGCAGAAGGCGAGGCGCAGTCTACAGTCGTCTCTCTGATATATGGTGCGTCATTGCTAGGCGCGTTCTCGCCATTCCTAGCGGGCGTCATAGTGGACTTAGGCACCACATCGGACTCCTTCATCTACGGCGGCATATCCGTAATAGCCGCCGCCGCTCTCCTAGCCATAACCCGCCTGCCACGCGTGATGCGAGGGTAGGTGTATTCACGAATCTTACGCCTTCACCTTATCGCGAGACACCACAGCAATCGCGCCAAGTGTTAACATCAACTCCATGTGGATGGCATGAACGGATGATATGAGGGGTGCGGCATGGGTGCCCTCAATTTGACCATCGAAGTAAGCGGCCGGCAGGGCGAGCAGTTTGAAGAAGTGGACGCGCTGGTTGACGCCAGCGCCGTTACCACCATGCTTCCCGGCTCCATGCTCAGACGTCTTGGCGTAATTCCCACCACAAGCGAAATATTCGCGCATGCCTGCGGCGAAGGAGGCGCTGCCCCTTTGCTAAGGGCATACAAGCTGGAAGGATTGCGCCTG of the Chloroflexota bacterium genome contains:
- a CDS encoding MFS transporter — its product is MSQIAVEMVSEEVRRGRNRLAITVVLGHAIKHIYNAGMHSVLLAVMKDDLGLSGAQFGLLTTSGRVTSGATTMVAGYLGDRFANRSGVMLMISLGMMGISYFLLGNAPNYWLMLAAMLLVGIGPSLYHSPAIASLSRKFPDKRSFAISWHGTGGSVGEFVGPVLTGALLSGVYFVAFEWNEVLQISAGPALIFGLLIYLMMRGIPAGSTDTESLREYFSKLFTMLRRRGMQMLVITTALRSMGQGAMMAFLPVYLLEDQGISAIVIGLFMAGIQFVGILAQPVMGWLADRLGHKAVLVPCTAALGVLMIALKYAPTDDPLLFNLVLLEIAVPGIQFGIIALAMGAFLYALHAIYIAAAMDVAEGEAQSTVVSLIYGASLLGAFSPFLAGVIVDLGTTSDSFIYGGISVIAAAALLAITRLPRVMRG